The genomic stretch GATACGAGGATTATGTTGACGGATATTCTATACGCATCCGTGTAAGTTATTTTCGGGGCATATTGCGAATCTGTGATAGTAACTGAAATCAAAACCACCCAAACGTCGTCAAATTTCATACAACAAGAACGTCTACACAGTTGTACTTTATTAAGTAGTTTTACAAAGTATGAAATCACACGATGATGTTTTCAACATTAAGCAAGGGCAATGGGATTACTATATTAATATTGTCGACGTACTTATTCATTTAATctcatattaaaaaaaaaaaaaaaaaaagggggcaCGGGATCTTTGCAGGACAAGGAAACAAATATCGTGAAGCTTTCCGAAAGTAACAATTTTAAGTTTCGAATTTTCACCAGCGCATATTGCAATCTGAGAATTTCCAACTTGAGTTTCTCTCTTGTCTACCTTTTTTATGGTTATGTTACTAAAATAAACAGCAATCCCTCTAGATTGTATGAAGAAACCTATTTGCAAAATCAAAGGATCATGTCAtagattttgtaaaatttgTAAAGAAATCCGGTATGTGCATAATATCTAAACTACCTAGTCTGTGGACTTTGAATCTTGGTCCCCGCACAAACCAATGGGCAGTTCGATTTAGCAATTTTCATCATCATTGATGACTGATGACCATACTAGTAGTTTCCCACGGAAATTCTTAGTTGCTTGTGAATTTTAGCCTGCAAATAATCCTGAAGTTGTTGAATGACCCTCTTGCTGAATTGATTTGTTCACTTTCGTGTGTATAACTATACAATATATAAAGTATCATACGATAGGTAAAGTCTATGCACAATTGATTCAAATAACATTTTAGGTAATTAAATTTCTCAGTTGGGGTATTTTGACTTTGCTGCCATAAGAATTAGTGACTATTGCGCTTCTTATATCATCATTACTGATACAAGGTTTTAAATTCTAAACTCAAAAAAATCGCAAAATAAGACATGCCGGTTATGATTAATAGACTTTAAATTAACTAATTAGTCTTCATCCAATTTGGGCATTCACAGTTTAATTTGCTAATTTGGGCTTCCCAAGGAATCAATAGCTTTCCTATGCGTCTAATGAATCGATTCGGATGGTCCAAAATGGATTACAAAGTATATGGGTTAACTAGAGACCTAAAATGGGTTGAACCCTTGTCTTCCGTCAAATTGTCATTATATATGGCTGCCTTCAGTAACCTTCTCTGATGGAGTTTCTACTCCTATCGGCTCCCCCTCCCCCTAGATTAGGTTATAAGAATGTTACCGCTgcgaaaaaaaaaaccctaaaatggaacgtttaaaactaaaagaacatgaaagaaaatgaaaaattagcCAAGGGCCGTTTGGTAATAAAAATGCTGCTGGTCAACTTCAGTCGTGCCACTCAGTCAAAATTTGGAAAGTGCGGAAAAGAACAATCAAACAAACGCTGAGGTGGACCTTCATGTTCAACATCCACAaatcatttctttctttttttttacatCCACAAATCATATCTCTGAAAAATCTCTAATTTGGATTCACATGATGCATCAAAAAATctagttcaaaaaaaaaaaaaaaagattcctTCAATTATATTCCGAAAGCGTGAGGTAAAAAATTCCCATGCTTTAAGTCCTAAGCCATCTAAAACCAAATCCTTAGCCAAATAAAACCAAGTCTACCgagtaaataaaactaattttgtaaaaagaaaaactaagtACTTCtgctaaaactaaactaaaccAAGTAATTAGACTTAGCTCCATAATCCACTCAGAATTTTGTGAACAAAAGCTTGACATCTTCTCCATAAATCTTTTCAACCTTTCCCATAGAGCTGTAGTAATTCTAATTCCCCACAGGTAAAGTGAACTCAACAAAACTTCTAACTCATTTTGGAATAATCTCAACGCTGTCATCAACTCTTTCTTGATTTCTACTAAGAAGTCGCCTCATCAATTATCGTCACCTCTTTCTGAGCAATCAAGGCACGCCACAAATTCAGGCTTAATCTTTGATATATTTTGTCAGCCGCAATCCGATTTTCTTCACTTCTGGGAAACCCGTTTATGAGAAACTTCTTGGTTTGGCGTTCCTCTTAAATCTTAATAAACTATGGCACTTACGTAACCAAAGCATAATAACAGTACTGTAAAAAGGAGTTTCCAGATAaggtttagaattttgttccgcacaaataattaaataattaattaggGCGGGAGAGCTTATTGATAGACGACAGCAAAAAGGTGCAAACACCTGTCGTTAAAtttctcatatatatatatatatatatatagcgaATCTTGCATCAAACTAAATTGCGCGAAAATCGTTCAAAAAGTTGCTTgcattttgtcaaataaatCTTTTAGtcattcacttttaaaatgttgATTTTATGTTctttacaaattcaaattagcAAAACTTATTCTCAACCTAAGTTTCCGTGAAATCACACCACCACTTGCATGCAGTCACACGAAAAGGTTTgcttctacttttttttttttaatgaaaaatgaaTATGGATTGAATCCTACCTCACTTATTTAGGGGAAAAAATGAATATAGATCGGGTCAGATTCTACATTTTTAGGGATAAAAATATACATGAATCgagtctttaaaaaaaattacaaatgagATCTAacattttttcctaaaaaaggATCATATATGGGTTATGTGATAAATTTAGGATAAAATGTGGTCGAAAATTTAGATTGGAATCAAAGTTTACTAATTAAATTTGTAATAGacgtaaaattattattttaaaaacaaataataaaaaaattgtttGACAAAATGTGATGGACGTTCTGAAtgatttttctttaaattgtcTAAACATGTCTATGTAACTTGCTTGGACCTACacaaattaaaaagaaaaaaaaaacagaaagaaacAAACATCTAGACCTCACGAGGTCCATGCTTTTAGATTGGATTCAATTACGCCACCTAATATTCTGCTGTGATAAGAATAGGATTTGGTTGGTTCTTTCTTCAACTTTATTGAAAATGAAGTAAATAAACTATTTAGGTTGAAGTTTCAATGAAAGCCGTTCatatttgaccaaccaaattaAATTCTTTGTGCTTCAAAGTTCAAGCTATCCAGAGATAATTAATGTCATAGGTTTGGTGAGATATAGAAAATTTAACAGTATGGCAACTTGTCATAGGTATGTATACTAGTTGAGCTACGATGTGCTACGCATAGCAAGTGCTCACTGAAAAGTATTCAATGTACCAATTAATTAAGTAATATATTCGTGATAGTTGTACtcatattttttggaaaaaataacaaaatgtataaatgtttTCATAATTTAGAGATGACAACGTAATTGGTgtttaataataaaaagaaaaatctgcATATTTTTTTCACGAAAAACATTATTGTTTTTTGTCACCTTTTAGTAGTATAAAAGAAAATGTGCATGgttgtttaaaaaaatataccaattttgttaaactctcaagaagtatttattttaaactctttatttttttatagcATAGAAACCATTCAATTATATAtgaaaattagtttttatttctgTTAGTTTGGAATAGTAtagtccttttatttttttatttttttgcatgaGGTTGCACTATTGAATTATATTGTGAAGAAAACAAATAATTAGAGGACTGAAAGCTCATTGTCTGGAGATTTTCTTGACTCACCTTGCGGACATCATATGATAAAAATCTCTTTAATTTTCATCTCAAATAAGCTTGCCACCCATATATCTAAAAACCAGGGACAATATCTAAAAAATAATGGTCAAAGGTTTTAAATTCTAGCAAAGTACATCACAAAGTTAACAATACCACGGTAACTAAGAGGAGAACAATTGATAAATTCAAATCCAACAGCTCAAAATTGACAATAAAAAAGTATTCatttaataaaacaaaataaaaataaaagagtttTGTTTCTCTTATACGTTTTTTTTTCAGAGCCATAGTATAAGTTTTGGTAGAATTTTTTTCCTCTAAAtcccaaacaaatagaaaaaccTAAAACACAAATTCAAACTCATGATATAGTTATATTTACTTTCTAAATAAATAAGCCTGCATTTACACTTAAGTTTGTaggcattttttttattttaatactATAAAACAGATTGTCTACATTTTATATGTGTAGAACGATAATGACTCTAGTGCTACACATTACTGACATTCATATGTCTAAACCCATCTTTCCCTATATTCGAATACACTTGAATTTTCTTAGTAGCAGGGTGGTTGAGTGAGTTATAGTCCCACATCGGGGAGGGGGTTGGGGTTTGTTGGGTAGATAAGTCTCCTGGGGCTGCtccaagagttgccggcttttggagTATGCTCTGGGGATTAGGTTTGTTTAGTCAGTAAAAGTCAATTGACTTCTTGACAAAAAAGAATACACTTGAATTTTCACGTGAATTTCAATATTCTATTCAACAACTGGAGGGGGGGAAAAAGGAGCCATCATAACTACAGTACGAAGGACAGTAATTTTCCTTGCCCCAATCAAATACGGATGGGGAACAGCTAAACTCATTCTTGCTGATACATGAAATTTCCTTCTCATTTTCTGGTTGCTCATGTGACCCTTATATAATTTCTTTGCAGAAATAAAGTACTGGTCAGAATTCCAAGCTTGATGTTGTCTGTGGATATCCACAGAGAGAAATTTTATGGAGGCATAATCGATTCAGGATCAATAGATAAACTCTACGTAGATACATAAGAACTTAGCTTGCTAATTCACAAAGTTAAGTGAAGTCCATTTGGCATGTTAAATGAAATCAAGTGTCAATTGATTCGAGACCAACTACCTAGTAATTGTTTGGGATTGACATAAAATTTTTTCCAAGCATGATCTTATAGTGCCAGTTTCCTTTTACATCCTTGCTTTTGGGAAGCTTGGATACTTCTACAAAAAGATCTGTGCgtgagtttaaaaaaaaaaaaaaaaaaaagggagcaGTCCAGTGAGGTAACAACACATGCCAGGTTTggtctaataataataatattccCACTAGTACACTAAACGATAAATGCCCGCAAATGTAGACAAATTGTAATTTATCCAAATCCCATAAAATTACGATAAAATACAACAATAGAAATACCGTATTTTCTTAACATTACAGTAAAAAAACCGTCCCCAGCTAAAGCAAAAACCataaattttaataataataataatcgaGAATTATAAGGAAAATTTAAATACAATGCCAAATTTGGCCTTGGTAGGTTGTCGTTGAGAATTGAGATTTGAGACTAGAAAGCAGAGAGACTTTCCTCTGGTGCGCGAAATCGAGAGTTTGTCTTCTCTATTATTCACGTACACcctgtttctctctctctcatcgttatttttttttatttctctctttctctctctttctgtgTATACTTATATTTAGGGGACTTGTATAGTTTTATGTCTAATGTGCATCGGCAAGGGATTTTGCAGCTCGATCTGTAAGTTgttttaatcaattttttttgcACGAATTTTCGGTTGAATTTTTTCATCTGATGCATTGAATTACAGCAGAAATTTGGGGTGAATTTGAAAGCCCTAGATCTTACTTGATTCGCAGTTTGATTGGATCGAGTAGGGCGATTTTGGTTTGACGAAGTGGGTTTTGTAATTGGATCTGGAAAAATTACTAGCTAGAATTTGATAGGGTTTTAATTTTGGTAGCGGTgaatttctttttattgttttagtGAGAAGTATTCTCTACGGTTTGAGTTGATGGCTTCGAATCCTCCATTCCAAGTGGAGGATCAGACTGATGAGGATTTCTTTGATAAGTTGGTGAATGATGATGACGATGACGTTGATCTTAAGGTCACTGCCACGTCATCGTTGGCTTCCACGGCCTCAGGGCCTGTTTTCACAGATGGGGAGGAGTCTGACGAGGTTAAGGGCTTTGCGAATTTGAGTCTAAATGAGGCAGATGATAGTGATAAGAATGATAAAAAGATGGGAATAGATGATTTGGGTGGGAAATTAGAGAGTGAGCCGAATGGCGTGGTTAATGAAGTTGTTGAGATTGATGCTAAAGGGGAGGGTGTAGTGGAGGAGAGTAATGGTGTTTTGGAATCATCGAGTTCATTTGAGTTTGCAGGTgtagttgaggaaaataatgaaaatgtAGGTACTGAGGTTTTGTCTGATGCGACCACCTCTAGTAAGAGTGGCGGATCTGGAGCTTTGGGTGTGAAGGAGGTGCAATGGAGTGCCTTTAATACCAAACAGGCTCAGAATGATAGTAATGGGTTTGGATCCTACTCAGATTTTTTCACCGAGTTGGGAGAGAATGCTGGCGATTCAAGTGCCAATATGGTGAACAGTTTTGATAATGAGATAAAGGGTATATCTGCCAATGAAAAACATGAATCTGCATATTTGGATAGCTCAAATTATGGGGATTTTCAAGATAGTTATAATTATGGTACAGCTGCACATAAAAGTATAGAGGGGCAGGATCTAAATAGCAGTCAATACTGGGAAAACCAATATCCTGGGTGGAAGTTTGATCCAACTACTGGTCAGTGGTATCAGGTGGATGGCTACAATGCGGGTGTAAATATGCAGGGAACTGCAGACTCTAACCCAGCTGGTGATTGGACTGCTTTTGATGGAAAGACTGAGGTTTCTTACTTGCAGAACACTGCTCAGTCTGTTGCTGGAACGGTAGCTGAGAGTGGTACGACTGAGAGCGTCACCAACTGGAATCAAACATCATATCTCAATGATGCTACTGGGGCTGAATCAAATTGGAATCAGGTGTCTCACGTGAGCAGTACGGGTGGAACTACATCAGAGTGGAATCAAGGATCACAAGTAAAAAACGAGTACCCATCACATATGGTGTTTGATCCTCAATACCCTGGTTGGTACTATGATACAAATGCCCAAGAGTGGCGATTGTTGGATGCATATGTTTCATCTTCTCAATCAACTACTGGAGCTCAAGATCAGCATAAGCAGAATGTGTCTATGACAGATACTCTCTCTCAGTACGACGATCAGAAGACATTTGATACATATAAACAGAATGTCTCTATGACAGATACTTTCTCTCAGTATGACAATCAGAAGACATTTGATACATATAAGCAAAACCTGAATTATACTTCAGAAGGATTTGCTGCCCAAAGCCAAGATTACAACTGGGCTGGATCATTTGGTCATTTCAACCATCAAAATTCAAATATGTGGCAGCATGGAACTGCTGTTAATCCTGAATCCAGTACAGGTTATGGGCAAAACCAACAATTGAAGAACCATTATGGCGCAAATGTTTTGGGAAACAACCGTGTTAATCAACAGAACTCTAGCAATTATGGGGGAACAATTCCTTATCATGAGAGAGGAAGTCAAAGTCAGAAAGAGTTTTCAGCAGTTGGTGGCTCAAAAAACTTTGGTCATGCGCCTAATTTTAGTCAGCAATTTTATCAGCCAAGTATTGAGCAAAGTGAACAGAAGCATGTCTCTGATGAGTATTTTGCCAATCAGAATTCAGTTAATTTCCCCCAGCAACAGTTTAACGGTACCCATCAATTCTCTTATGCTCCGACCGCTGGAAGGTCATCTGCTGGCCGTCCTCCACATGCATTGGTTACTTTTGGTTTTGGCGGGAAACTTATTGTGACAAAAGGAACTGATTCTATTGGAGGCTCATCTTATGGAAGCCAGGTTAGCTGcataaaagttttttttttgaattcctGTTGATTGATGATGCTTTCTCTGATACCAAAGTTTTTTGTGTATTCTCTTTAAAGAATCCTGTAGGAAGCTCCATATCCATTCTTAACTTGATGGAAGTAGTAAATGAGAAAGATGGTGCTTCAGTCCATGGATTTggtgtttctgattactttcgTTCTCTCTGTCAACACTCCATCTCTGGTCCACTTCATGGTGGGGGTGGTGGTATCAAGGAGTTAAACAAATGGATTGATGAGAGAGTTGGGATCTCTGATGCATCTGATTTGGACTCCAAAAAAGGGGAAGCTTTGAGGCTGCTTCTGTCTTTGCTAAAGATTGCCTGTCAGCATTATGGAAAACTACGTTCTCCTTTTGGTGCCGATACATTGTCAAAGGtaaaacttgattttgatttgttaCAAAGTATTTAATATTGATTGAATTTGTGGGAAAAGAATCATTACATTTCGATGTCTGTTGACTATAATATTTCATGAAATGTGGTTGGTGGACTACTGCTAGTTTTGTTTCAATTGCTTTTTGTGGTGAAACTTCTTTGGACCGAGCAGAAACCTGTGTTTTCGGTTTCTCTGAACTGTTTAATGAATAAAATCCTGAGTTGGAGTTGTCAAAATAATGGATAATAATTTGTGATAAGATTGAGGAAAAAAGTCTGAATTTAGATGTTTATTGAATGTCTCAAAAGGGGCAGGGGTTGAAAAAGATAAAGTATCTACTTTCAAAAGTCAAAGATGCTATTACATCCTGGTCTGGTGGTAAAGGGTGAATGTTGGAAGAATAGGGGTACTTGGCTTTGAGTTATCTGCAAAGAATATGATATTGGGCGCCATTTTGTGACTGTTTTAGGTTTTATCAGTTAGGCAACTAGTTCATGGTAAGCACAATGTACTTGGACGGTGGGAAGCCACCATGTTTTTTCCTCTCAAAGTCATTGCTTATTCAATTCTTTCCTCCTACCCCCAACTTTCAGTGGCTTTATTTCCTTGCTTACAGTTTTGAAGCCAATCAGGTTGATTTTCCTGGAAGTATGagttttctgttttagttttagttttttttttctccctcctTTGATCTCCGATATTTTGGGGTATGCCTTCTCTTTCATTGCTGGTGATTGTAGGACTTATAGCTGCCTTTGGTTTCAATTTGGGCCACCTCATCCCTTTACGTCATGCTCTAGAGCCTCTTTAATAATGCTCATGTTGTTTTTCAAGAAACACAGTTTGGGCATATTCAGCTGCTGtctttgaaaatatttcaatccctttttttgatgttattaaCTTATCTTCGCTAATCTCGGAGATTATGCATAGGACATATCTTTATCTGTTGTGTTTCAGAAGTTTATGTGAAGGTTTCTTCAATGGAAAACAATCATATTGTCTTTTACCTGTACCAAACAGTATTGATGACCATGGAATGTTCTCGTCTTTTCTTTCTGGATTTTTATTGTGTGGGTGATGGTTGGTTGTGATTCAGTGCACCGATTAGATGTTAAAACTTAAAATGAGAATCCTTGAGATTGACAAGTGCAAGGCAACTATTTGTTGGCTCCTTTAGCTCTAGCTGATTAATCTCCTGGGAGCCTTGTGGGGATTGCTGTTTCTCTTATAGTTAATAAAGTTGTCTATGAGAATTGGTCCTGTGCCTTTTTGCTACATTAGTGTCATCTTGAGATTTACGTGGCTTCTCTGGCTCTTTTGGCTTTTGAAATTAACAGGAGAATGATACTCCAGAAGCAGCAGTTGCAAACCTTTTTGCATCTGCCAAAAAGCTCGGTGCTCAATTCAGTAATTATGGTGCGATTGCCCATTGCTTGCAAAATTTGCCTTCCGAAGGGCAAATGCGGGTATGTGTGTGGTACCTTGTGGTTGTGATTATTACTTATCCAAAGCACTTATAGATCACAATATTTGTTTAGGCCACTGCTTCTGAGGTTCAAAGTCTCTTGGTTTCTGGGAGAAAAAAAGAGGCCCTGCATTGTGCGCAAGAGGGTCAGTTATGGGGTCCAGCCCTTATTCTTGCTGCACAGCTTGGAGATCAGGTTTTGTCACTTGGACACTGTCTACCATATGAGATATTTCAGATTGGTTCTTCGCTATCTATATTCTTTGCAGTTTATGCTGTCTGAGATTTGTTCTTCTCTGTGTATATTATTTGCAGTTTTATGCTGAGACAGTGAAGCAAATGGCACTTCGGCAATTAGTGGCTGGCTCACCTTTGCGGACCTTGTGCCTGCTAATTGCTGGACAACCAGCAGCTGTTTTTTCCACAGATGACTCAGCTTATAGCAGCATGCCTGGTGCTGTAAATATAGCTCAACAACCTGCACAGGTATCGGATTTATGAATGTGaagttttgatttttctcttGGGACTAAAAGCTCATTctgtttttgcaattaaatatAATGGAAATACTGATACCTGATGGTCTTAGTATCTTGCGATTCTATCTTAGATCTATGTTATTTGAGTATTCTGACTTGAAGTATTCTTACTCCATAGATTcctgatttttctgttttggcaTTTTTAGTTTGCTGCTAAGGGCATGTTGGACGACTGGGAAGAGAACTTAGCTGTTATAACTGCCAATAGGACAAAAGATGATGAACTTGTGCTTATTCATCTTGGAGATTCTCTGTGGAAGGAAAAGAGTGATGTATGTATGACCAGCTTGTTTCTCCGTGTGGCTTCtatttctttattattattatttttttaaatttgtatCAATGTTACTGAGCTTGGTTTTTCATCTTGTGGATGACAAATGACTCAGGTTGTTGCTGCACACATATGTTATTTAGTTGCTGAAACAAGCTTCGAGCCATACTCAGAAAAGGCTAGGCTGTGTCTTGTTGGTGCAGACCATTTGAAATATCCCCGAACATATGCTAGTCCAGAGGCTATTCAGGTGCGACTAAGCTGTCTAATGAATATGAAATGCGCAGCTTGATATATAACTTCTTTGAATCAGGTACCTAATACCAATTGATTGTGTTTTATTTGACTGACTTTTTGCATCTGGACAGAGGACAGAGATATATGAGTACTCAAAGGTACTTGGAAACTCTCAGTTTATCCTTGACCCTTTTCAACCATATAAGCTCGCATATGCACACATGTTGGCTGAAGTTGGGAGGATATCAGATGCGTTAAAGTATGGAAGAAAGCTTTGAATTTTAAGTAATAGTTTTGATTCATTACTTCTAGTCTTCTTAAGAAGAATAAATTTTAATCCAGGTACTGTCAAGCAGTTTTAAAATCACTCAAAACTAGTCGTGCTCCTGAGGTAGAGACATTGAGACAATTGGCGTCATCTCTCGAGGAACGTATAAGAAGTTACCAACAGGTACCTATCCATCCATGGGTCTTCATCTTATAGATATATTATAGTTACTAATGTTGAACTCTTAAATCTAGGGAGGGTTTTCCACAAACTTGGCCACAACAAAATTGGTGGGAAAATTGCTCAACCTCTTCGATTCTACTGCCCATCGCGTTGTGGGGGGTATGCCGCCTCCTGTTCCTCATGCACCAGGTGGCAGTATGCAAAGTCCGGAGTACAATCAACAGATTGGACCTAGAGTCTCTACAAGTCAATCAACAATGGCAATTTCTTCATTGATCCCTTCAGGATCAATGGAGCCCACAAGTGAATGGGCAAGTGATAGTAATAGGAGGACAATGCATAACAGAAGTGTTTCAGAGCCTGACTTTGGAAGAAGTCCCAGACAGGTTTGTTGGCTGACTTCTGTGTACATTCTAAAGAGTTGGAATTTAAATTTTAGGTGCTTAATTGGTTTTGACAAAAATATTGCTTCTGGAGATAAAAATGCATAAGATCTTGCTAAATCATACAGGATCAGGTTGATTCGTCAAAGGGAAGGAGTTTGTCCAATGGACAAGGTGAAACAGCAGGTGGAGTTACATCCCGGTTCAGTCGTTTTGGTTTTGGTTCGCAGCTTCTTCAGAAGACTGTAGGTTTAGTCTTAAGACCGCGACAAGGCCGCCAAGTATGTTGTTCATGATATTCTGTTTCGTAAAGTTCTTTTGATTTTCTCTGTGATGGGGAAAATTTTCACTTGATTTTTTGCATATAAATTGTTCTCTATGTCCTTTGTTAATTGTTTAGGCGAAGCTGGGTGatacaaataaattttattacgATGAAAAACTTAAGAGATGGGTAGAGGAAGGTGCTGAACCTCCGCCAGAGGAAACTGCCCTGCCTCCCCCGCCAACTGCAGCTTTTCAGAATGGGACATCTGACTACAACCTCAAGACTGCACTAAAAAGTGAAGGTTCGCTTGGCAATGGAAGCCCAGAATTCAAAAGCCCAACTTTGGACCAAGGTCCAGGAATTCCACCGCTTCCACCCACCTCCAATCAATTCTCTGCACGTGCTCGGATGGGTGTTCGGTCAAGGTAACTGAAGTCTAGAATTTGGTAAACAAGCAAAAATAATTCTGAGGCTGGAAGCCTGGAAAACCATCTTCTCGGTCTCGCTTCAGCTAAGCAttcaatttgattttatttttgttgtggTCCCTTTGGCAGGTATGTCGACACCTTCAACAAGGGTGGTGGGAACCAAACAAATTTGTTCCAATCCCCTTCTATTTCTTCCACTAGACCTGCTGCCAGTGCCAATGCAAAGT from Coffea eugenioides isolate CCC68of chromosome 8, Ceug_1.0, whole genome shotgun sequence encodes the following:
- the LOC113779222 gene encoding protein transport protein SEC16B homolog, whose amino-acid sequence is MASNPPFQVEDQTDEDFFDKLVNDDDDDVDLKVTATSSLASTASGPVFTDGEESDEVKGFANLSLNEADDSDKNDKKMGIDDLGGKLESEPNGVVNEVVEIDAKGEGVVEESNGVLESSSSFEFAGVVEENNENVGTEVLSDATTSSKSGGSGALGVKEVQWSAFNTKQAQNDSNGFGSYSDFFTELGENAGDSSANMVNSFDNEIKGISANEKHESAYLDSSNYGDFQDSYNYGTAAHKSIEGQDLNSSQYWENQYPGWKFDPTTGQWYQVDGYNAGVNMQGTADSNPAGDWTAFDGKTEVSYLQNTAQSVAGTVAESGTTESVTNWNQTSYLNDATGAESNWNQVSHVSSTGGTTSEWNQGSQVKNEYPSHMVFDPQYPGWYYDTNAQEWRLLDAYVSSSQSTTGAQDQHKQNVSMTDTLSQYDDQKTFDTYKQNVSMTDTFSQYDNQKTFDTYKQNLNYTSEGFAAQSQDYNWAGSFGHFNHQNSNMWQHGTAVNPESSTGYGQNQQLKNHYGANVLGNNRVNQQNSSNYGGTIPYHERGSQSQKEFSAVGGSKNFGHAPNFSQQFYQPSIEQSEQKHVSDEYFANQNSVNFPQQQFNGTHQFSYAPTAGRSSAGRPPHALVTFGFGGKLIVTKGTDSIGGSSYGSQNPVGSSISILNLMEVVNEKDGASVHGFGVSDYFRSLCQHSISGPLHGGGGGIKELNKWIDERVGISDASDLDSKKGEALRLLLSLLKIACQHYGKLRSPFGADTLSKENDTPEAAVANLFASAKKLGAQFSNYGAIAHCLQNLPSEGQMRATASEVQSLLVSGRKKEALHCAQEGQLWGPALILAAQLGDQFYAETVKQMALRQLVAGSPLRTLCLLIAGQPAAVFSTDDSAYSSMPGAVNIAQQPAQFAAKGMLDDWEENLAVITANRTKDDELVLIHLGDSLWKEKSDVVAAHICYLVAETSFEPYSEKARLCLVGADHLKYPRTYASPEAIQRTEIYEYSKVLGNSQFILDPFQPYKLAYAHMLAEVGRISDALKYCQAVLKSLKTSRAPEVETLRQLASSLEERIRSYQQGGFSTNLATTKLVGKLLNLFDSTAHRVVGGMPPPVPHAPGGSMQSPEYNQQIGPRVSTSQSTMAISSLIPSGSMEPTSEWASDSNRRTMHNRSVSEPDFGRSPRQDQVDSSKGRSLSNGQGETAGGVTSRFSRFGFGSQLLQKTVGLVLRPRQGRQAKLGDTNKFYYDEKLKRWVEEGAEPPPEETALPPPPTAAFQNGTSDYNLKTALKSEGSLGNGSPEFKSPTLDQGPGIPPLPPTSNQFSARARMGVRSRYVDTFNKGGGNQTNLFQSPSISSTRPAASANAKFFVPTPVSSVEDTFDNSSENTQDTTISNEIPSSSAVNDTFHSPAPSSSMNMQRFGSMGSISTKVRSANGSFSAPSRRTASWSGSLEGNSSPPQRAAVKPLGEVLGMPPSSFMPSGSLMHSSASGGSFGDELHEVEL